Proteins encoded within one genomic window of Pirellulales bacterium:
- the argH gene encoding argininosuccinate lyase yields MAQKPWGGVFADATDRRVEKFTESVSFDRRLYAQDIRASIAHAQMLAKVAVISNSECQQIVQALEQVRHEIEQGQFEFRVELEDVHMHIERALVDRLGDTGRKLHTGRSRNDQVSTDLRLWVRDGIDIIDARLADLQRAFLGRCGADRDCVLPGYTHTQRAQPVLAAHYWLAYCEKFARDRDRLADCRRRTNVLTLGTAALAGTSVPIDRDDVAARLGFEAVAANSLDASSDRDFVLEFAFALALIGEHLSTWAEEWILWSTSEFNFLKLPQAFCTGSSIMPQKINPDVLELVRGKTARLVGNTTRLLVLIKGLPLAYNRDLQEDKEAVFDSFDTVAACLEVAAPLVAGAELNRAAISAGLDRGYLDATTFMEWLIQQDVPQRTAHDIVGRLVRTAMQRGVPLSGLTQAEFQEVHPPLDESLYDVLGVDRAIAAFKSYGSTAPREVDRQIAHWTERLSAPHADQKP; encoded by the coding sequence GTGGCGCAAAAGCCGTGGGGTGGTGTCTTTGCCGACGCGACGGATCGGCGTGTCGAGAAGTTCACGGAAAGCGTGAGCTTCGATCGGCGACTCTATGCGCAAGACATTCGCGCCTCGATCGCTCACGCCCAAATGCTGGCTAAGGTAGCAGTGATCTCGAACTCGGAATGCCAGCAAATTGTGCAGGCGTTGGAACAGGTTCGCCACGAGATTGAGCAGGGGCAGTTCGAGTTCCGTGTCGAGCTCGAAGACGTCCACATGCACATCGAGCGGGCGCTAGTCGACCGACTCGGCGACACCGGCCGCAAGCTGCACACCGGACGCAGCCGCAACGACCAGGTCTCGACCGATCTGCGTCTGTGGGTACGTGACGGAATCGACATAATTGATGCGCGACTGGCGGACCTGCAACGGGCGTTTCTCGGCCGCTGCGGCGCCGACCGCGATTGCGTCTTGCCTGGCTACACCCATACGCAGCGAGCCCAGCCCGTCTTGGCTGCCCACTATTGGCTAGCGTACTGCGAGAAGTTTGCCCGCGATCGCGACCGTTTGGCCGATTGCCGCCGCCGCACGAATGTCTTGACCCTCGGCACCGCGGCCTTGGCCGGCACCAGCGTGCCGATCGACCGCGACGACGTGGCAGCTCGACTCGGCTTCGAAGCCGTGGCGGCCAATAGCCTGGATGCCTCGAGCGACCGCGACTTCGTCCTGGAGTTCGCATTCGCGCTGGCCTTGATCGGCGAGCACCTCAGCACTTGGGCCGAGGAATGGATCCTGTGGTCGACCAGCGAATTCAATTTTCTCAAACTGCCGCAGGCCTTCTGCACCGGTTCGTCAATCATGCCGCAGAAGATCAATCCAGACGTTCTGGAACTGGTCCGCGGCAAGACCGCCCGCCTGGTCGGAAATACGACGCGGTTGCTGGTGCTGATCAAGGGGTTGCCGCTGGCCTATAACCGCGATCTGCAAGAGGACAAGGAGGCCGTATTCGATTCCTTCGACACCGTGGCCGCCTGCCTCGAAGTGGCGGCGCCGCTGGTCGCCGGCGCGGAACTGAATCGCGCAGCCATTTCCGCCGGGCTCGACCGTGGCTATCTCGACGCGACAACCTTCATGGAGTGGCTCATACAACAGGATGTTCCGCAACGTACCGCCCACGACATCGTCGGTCGACTGGTGCGTACAGCGATGCAGCGCGGTGTTCCGCTGTCCGGTCTGACGCAGGCCGAATTTCAGGAAGTGCATCCGCCGCTCGACGAATCTTTGTACGACGTATTGGGGGTCGATCGTGCCATCGCCGCCTTTAAAAGCTACGGATCGACGGCCCCCCGCGAGGTCGACCGCCAGATTGCCCATTGGACCGAACGATTGAGCGCCCCACACG
- a CDS encoding helix-turn-helix transcriptional regulator: MENKLITGTVEMLMLEVISNGRSYGYEIVQTVLSRSGGRFELKEGSLYPALHRLERQKLLSASWAEFEGRRRKYYDITPAGRSWLVARRQDWQAFASGVNGVLGLERGVQPA, from the coding sequence ATGGAAAACAAACTGATCACCGGCACCGTCGAGATGTTGATGTTAGAAGTGATCTCGAATGGCCGGTCGTACGGTTACGAGATCGTGCAAACGGTGCTCTCGCGCTCGGGAGGCCGATTCGAGCTCAAGGAGGGTAGCCTCTATCCGGCGCTCCATCGCCTGGAGCGACAGAAGCTGCTCAGCGCGTCGTGGGCGGAGTTCGAAGGGCGGCGGCGGAAGTACTACGATATCACGCCTGCCGGGCGCAGCTGGCTGGTGGCGCGCCGGCAGGATTGGCAAGCGTTTGCGTCAGGCGTTAACGGCGTGCTGGGACTGGAGCGCGGAGTTCAACCAGCCTGA
- a CDS encoding carboxypeptidase-like regulatory domain-containing protein produces MTDPFEVTTGLPAPRNDEPPGLRQDIADELADHLQCAMDRERLLNESAADREKVTLHATLARFGDPAAVARGLWRDAMKEKIMAQRLMSVMVVVASAACVMCAAFMWQLVQSNRESQQSLLAAQREMLAAAIAKLQQSAVAAGPSESELWQLLRVKVVDPEGQAVAATATCSGKSFGSGNDIHQREATDAQGIADFGRLPTGQYTISVHVDSSHEFSSGTSIILGPGRPSELTIKCPLELPDPVAVHFAISPPAKLETQPLYYVIWLSPRGRSFAGQSWHSDNEGQNSGDRYVLLDSAGKVLGELSTDEAIRRVSSGGGVALCNAEAIPADLMLRPCAGFVPRTYQIMSLAAYVPADDAEVEHGSRPTLKLTNWQVPSQSVNVEAKASDSAVSEVIKIDFANADFWDAIEEKVKSDAPSTPPTATVPDS; encoded by the coding sequence GTGACGGATCCATTCGAAGTTACGACCGGGCTTCCGGCGCCGCGGAATGACGAGCCGCCGGGATTACGCCAGGATATCGCGGATGAGTTGGCTGATCATTTGCAGTGTGCAATGGATCGGGAACGACTGCTGAACGAATCGGCTGCAGATCGTGAGAAGGTAACATTGCATGCGACCCTTGCGCGATTTGGCGACCCGGCCGCGGTCGCGCGCGGCCTATGGCGGGATGCGATGAAGGAGAAAATCATGGCACAGCGGCTCATGTCCGTCATGGTGGTCGTGGCCAGCGCGGCATGCGTGATGTGTGCAGCATTCATGTGGCAGTTGGTGCAATCCAACCGCGAGTCACAACAGAGCCTGCTGGCCGCCCAGCGTGAAATGCTGGCCGCGGCGATCGCTAAGCTCCAGCAATCGGCGGTCGCTGCAGGACCAAGCGAATCGGAACTATGGCAGCTGCTGCGCGTGAAGGTTGTTGATCCCGAGGGCCAGGCAGTTGCCGCCACTGCCACTTGCAGCGGAAAGTCTTTCGGCTCGGGCAACGATATCCACCAACGTGAAGCCACTGATGCCCAAGGCATCGCGGATTTTGGTCGCTTGCCGACCGGCCAATACACCATCTCAGTGCATGTCGACAGCAGCCACGAATTCAGTAGTGGCACAAGTATTATCCTCGGTCCCGGCCGGCCCAGCGAGCTAACAATCAAATGTCCGCTTGAACTGCCTGACCCGGTGGCCGTTCATTTTGCGATATCCCCCCCGGCGAAGCTTGAAACGCAACCGCTGTATTACGTGATCTGGCTCTCACCACGCGGTCGCTCGTTCGCCGGCCAATCTTGGCACTCAGACAATGAGGGTCAAAACAGCGGCGATCGATACGTACTGCTGGACAGTGCCGGCAAAGTACTTGGCGAGCTCTCAACCGATGAAGCGATCCGCCGCGTTTCGTCCGGAGGGGGAGTTGCACTATGCAATGCCGAAGCGATTCCGGCCGATTTAATGCTGCGACCTTGCGCCGGATTTGTTCCGCGCACCTACCAAATTATGTCATTGGCGGCTTACGTCCCGGCAGACGACGCCGAAGTGGAGCACGGCAGTCGTCCAACACTCAAGCTGACAAACTGGCAAGTGCCGTCGCAATCCGTGAACGTCGAAGCGAAGGCCAGCGACAGTGCCGTCTCCGAAGTCATAAAGATCGACTTCGCTAACGCCGATTTTTGGGATGCGATCGAGGAGAAGGTAAAATCCGACGCGCCGTCTACCCCCCCCACTGCCACGGTGCCTGATAGTTGA
- a CDS encoding ATP-grasp domain-containing protein, translating to MKKPRVLVLMHEDLVPPESIEGLSAKEVAPYKSEYDVSAGLQNLGHEVRPLGLSSDLGVLREAITQWNPDVTFNLLEEFHGVAVYDQHVVGYLELMRKPYTGCNPRGLLLAHDKALTKKILSYHRIRVPDFAVFPMGKVVKRPKRLKFPLLVKSVSEEGSVGIAQASVVHSDEKLTERVQFIHQQTATDAIAEEYIEGRELYVGVIGNQRLETFPTWEMFFRNMPEDTVRIATEKVKWDHDYQKKHGIETGPAENLDPAVDSQIAHLCKRVYRTLSLSGYARMDLRLTAEGKVYVLEANPNPNLEYGEDFAESAEKSGVSYEKLLSRIVNLGLNYQAPWQWGG from the coding sequence ATGAAGAAACCGCGCGTCTTAGTGCTGATGCATGAAGACCTCGTGCCGCCTGAGAGCATCGAGGGACTCAGCGCCAAGGAAGTCGCTCCCTACAAGAGCGAGTACGATGTCTCGGCCGGGCTGCAGAACTTGGGGCACGAAGTGCGGCCGCTGGGCCTCAGCAGCGATCTCGGCGTGCTGCGCGAGGCGATCACTCAATGGAATCCGGACGTCACCTTCAATCTGCTCGAAGAGTTTCACGGCGTGGCCGTGTACGACCAGCATGTCGTCGGCTATCTGGAACTGATGCGCAAGCCGTACACGGGCTGTAATCCACGCGGATTGCTGCTGGCCCACGACAAGGCGCTGACCAAGAAGATTCTCTCGTATCACCGCATTCGTGTGCCCGACTTTGCCGTGTTCCCCATGGGCAAGGTCGTCAAACGTCCCAAACGGTTGAAGTTTCCACTGTTGGTAAAATCCGTCAGCGAAGAGGGCTCGGTCGGCATCGCGCAGGCGTCCGTCGTCCATAGCGACGAGAAGCTCACCGAGCGGGTGCAATTCATCCATCAACAGACCGCCACAGACGCCATCGCCGAGGAATACATCGAGGGGCGCGAGCTATACGTGGGCGTCATCGGCAATCAGCGGCTCGAGACGTTTCCCACCTGGGAAATGTTCTTCCGCAACATGCCTGAGGACACCGTGCGGATTGCCACCGAAAAGGTAAAGTGGGATCACGACTACCAGAAGAAGCACGGTATCGAGACGGGGCCGGCCGAGAATCTCGATCCAGCCGTGGACAGTCAGATCGCCCACTTATGCAAACGGGTCTACCGCACGCTCAGCCTGAGCGGCTATGCGCGGATGGATCTAAGGCTAACTGCCGAGGGAAAGGTCTATGTGCTCGAGGCCAATCCTAATCCGAACCTGGAATACGGCGAGGACTTCGCCGAGTCCGCCGAGAAGTCTGGCGTGTCGTACGAAAAGCTCTTGTCACGGATCGTAAACCTGGGACTCAACTATCAGGCACCGTGGCAGTGGGGGGGGTAG